Proteins encoded within one genomic window of Drosophila gunungcola strain Sukarami chromosome 2R unlocalized genomic scaffold, Dgunungcola_SK_2 000079F, whole genome shotgun sequence:
- the LOC128256940 gene encoding uncharacterized protein LOC128256940 isoform X2: MGHLDFPTQLKMTHMHLRFLEVMPHVWRSRDKSASLSLIELHLSDKDLLFFLGSTQRTLNALRLKMEKRSNFDVLTNYVFPKLDDFRFSTHSFSLNDSDLPKMIRSFPNLKTFSPHGKFTGKHLVEFQFLENLTLSYCSKFEVSNLIHILKTRNIKSLKLGVFDTSQLESIDLPLEGIKNIELLQCDCEEMRVWFLRNLEHLTHLKQLFLCGQIYGAFVWEVLRCAKRSNIRILDINFYEELDQILNLHVQIQTMKVGRLIRVNRESRSLLNFENIKEIYFKDSVFDELGFKQIINSLKTTEILGLSDCKFGFKEFTFLATEIAKERHKTLNIYLGENLVCHPDEFLPTAPIIWRVDGEHMYFKLRTEHPKISYGCDPVSIYFD; this comes from the exons ATGGGACATCTTGACTTTCCAACCCAGCTGAAGATGACGCACATGCATCTCCGGTTCCTGGAAGTAATGCCCCATGTCTGGCGGTCTCGGGACAAATCTGCGAGTCTCTCCCTGATCGAATTGCATTTGAGCGACAAGGATCTCCTTTTCTTCCTGGGAAGCACCCAAAGAACACTCAATGCTCTCCGGTTGAAGATGGAGAAAAGGTCAAATTTTGATGTCCTTACGAATTATGTATTTCCAAAACTCGACGATTTCCGTTTCTCAACGCATTCGTTTTCGTTGAATGATTCGGATTTACCAAAAATGATTAGGAGTTTTCCCAACTTGAAAACTTTCAGTCCCCATGGAAAGTTCACTGGTAAGCACTTGGTCGAATTCCAGTTCCTGGAGAATCTTACGTTGTCGTACTGCAGCAAATTCGAAGTCAGCAACCTAATTCACATTCTAAAAaccagaaatataaaaagtcTGAAATTGGGAGTTTTTGATACAAGTCAGCTTGAATCCATCGATTTGCCCTTGGAGGGGATAAAAAACATAGAGTTGCTGCAGTGTGACTGTGAGGAAATGAGGGTATGGTTCCTGAGGAATCTGGAACACCTAACCCACTTGAAGCAGCTATTTCTTTGTGGCCAAATTTACGGCGCCTTTGTCTGGGAAGTGCTGAGGTGTGCGAAACGGAGTAATATCAGAATTCTGGATATCAACTTCTATGAGGAACTTGATCAGATTCTCAACCTTCATGTGCAAATACAGACAATGAAGGTAGGAAGGCTCATCCGTGTAAATAGAGAAAGCAGAAGCTTGCtaaactttgaaaatattaaagaaatctattttaaagATTCTGTCTTTGATGAACTCGgttttaagcaaataattaATAGTCTAAAGACTACTGAGATCCTAGGCCTAAGTGACTGCAAGTTTGGTTTTAAGGAATTCACATTTTTAGCAACGGAGATAGCCAAGGAACGTCACAAAACACTCAACATATATTTGGGTGAAAACCTCGTCTGTCATCCAGATGAATTT CTCCCGACAGCACCTATAATATGGAGAGTGGATGGCGAACATATGTATTTCAAGCTTCGCACGGAGCATCCAAAAATAAGTTATGGTTGTGATCcagtttcaa
- the LOC128256940 gene encoding uncharacterized protein LOC128256940 isoform X1 encodes MLGCRASNPKPGLLCLPDDVLILIMGHLDFPTQLKMTHMHLRFLEVMPHVWRSRDKSASLSLIELHLSDKDLLFFLGSTQRTLNALRLKMEKRSNFDVLTNYVFPKLDDFRFSTHSFSLNDSDLPKMIRSFPNLKTFSPHGKFTGKHLVEFQFLENLTLSYCSKFEVSNLIHILKTRNIKSLKLGVFDTSQLESIDLPLEGIKNIELLQCDCEEMRVWFLRNLEHLTHLKQLFLCGQIYGAFVWEVLRCAKRSNIRILDINFYEELDQILNLHVQIQTMKVGRLIRVNRESRSLLNFENIKEIYFKDSVFDELGFKQIINSLKTTEILGLSDCKFGFKEFTFLATEIAKERHKTLNIYLGENLVCHPDEFLPTAPIIWRVDGEHMYFKLRTEHPKISYGCDPVSIYFD; translated from the exons ATGTTGGGATGTCGTGCTTCG AATCCCAAGCCTGGCCTATTATGTCTGCCAGACGATGTACTGATTCTCATTATGGGACATCTTGACTTTCCAACCCAGCTGAAGATGACGCACATGCATCTCCGGTTCCTGGAAGTAATGCCCCATGTCTGGCGGTCTCGGGACAAATCTGCGAGTCTCTCCCTGATCGAATTGCATTTGAGCGACAAGGATCTCCTTTTCTTCCTGGGAAGCACCCAAAGAACACTCAATGCTCTCCGGTTGAAGATGGAGAAAAGGTCAAATTTTGATGTCCTTACGAATTATGTATTTCCAAAACTCGACGATTTCCGTTTCTCAACGCATTCGTTTTCGTTGAATGATTCGGATTTACCAAAAATGATTAGGAGTTTTCCCAACTTGAAAACTTTCAGTCCCCATGGAAAGTTCACTGGTAAGCACTTGGTCGAATTCCAGTTCCTGGAGAATCTTACGTTGTCGTACTGCAGCAAATTCGAAGTCAGCAACCTAATTCACATTCTAAAAaccagaaatataaaaagtcTGAAATTGGGAGTTTTTGATACAAGTCAGCTTGAATCCATCGATTTGCCCTTGGAGGGGATAAAAAACATAGAGTTGCTGCAGTGTGACTGTGAGGAAATGAGGGTATGGTTCCTGAGGAATCTGGAACACCTAACCCACTTGAAGCAGCTATTTCTTTGTGGCCAAATTTACGGCGCCTTTGTCTGGGAAGTGCTGAGGTGTGCGAAACGGAGTAATATCAGAATTCTGGATATCAACTTCTATGAGGAACTTGATCAGATTCTCAACCTTCATGTGCAAATACAGACAATGAAGGTAGGAAGGCTCATCCGTGTAAATAGAGAAAGCAGAAGCTTGCtaaactttgaaaatattaaagaaatctattttaaagATTCTGTCTTTGATGAACTCGgttttaagcaaataattaATAGTCTAAAGACTACTGAGATCCTAGGCCTAAGTGACTGCAAGTTTGGTTTTAAGGAATTCACATTTTTAGCAACGGAGATAGCCAAGGAACGTCACAAAACACTCAACATATATTTGGGTGAAAACCTCGTCTGTCATCCAGATGAATTT CTCCCGACAGCACCTATAATATGGAGAGTGGATGGCGAACATATGTATTTCAAGCTTCGCACGGAGCATCCAAAAATAAGTTATGGTTGTGATCcagtttcaa
- the LOC128256940 gene encoding uncharacterized protein LOC128256940 isoform X5 has protein sequence MLGCRASNPKPGLLCLPDDVLILIMGHLDFPTQLKMTHMHLRFLEVMPHVWRSRDKSASLSLIELHLSDKDLLFFLGSTQRTLNALRLKMEKRSNFDVLTNYVFPKLDDFRFSTHSFSLNDSDLPKMIRSFPNLKTFSPHGKFTGKHLVEFQFLENLTLSYCSKFEVSNLIHILKTRNIKSLKLGVFDTSQLESIDLPLEGIKNIELLQCDCEEMRVWFLRNLEHLTHLKQLFLCGQIYGAFVWEVLRCAKRSNIRILDINFYEELDQILNLHVQIQTMKQRR, from the exons ATGTTGGGATGTCGTGCTTCG AATCCCAAGCCTGGCCTATTATGTCTGCCAGACGATGTACTGATTCTCATTATGGGACATCTTGACTTTCCAACCCAGCTGAAGATGACGCACATGCATCTCCGGTTCCTGGAAGTAATGCCCCATGTCTGGCGGTCTCGGGACAAATCTGCGAGTCTCTCCCTGATCGAATTGCATTTGAGCGACAAGGATCTCCTTTTCTTCCTGGGAAGCACCCAAAGAACACTCAATGCTCTCCGGTTGAAGATGGAGAAAAGGTCAAATTTTGATGTCCTTACGAATTATGTATTTCCAAAACTCGACGATTTCCGTTTCTCAACGCATTCGTTTTCGTTGAATGATTCGGATTTACCAAAAATGATTAGGAGTTTTCCCAACTTGAAAACTTTCAGTCCCCATGGAAAGTTCACTGGTAAGCACTTGGTCGAATTCCAGTTCCTGGAGAATCTTACGTTGTCGTACTGCAGCAAATTCGAAGTCAGCAACCTAATTCACATTCTAAAAaccagaaatataaaaagtcTGAAATTGGGAGTTTTTGATACAAGTCAGCTTGAATCCATCGATTTGCCCTTGGAGGGGATAAAAAACATAGAGTTGCTGCAGTGTGACTGTGAGGAAATGAGGGTATGGTTCCTGAGGAATCTGGAACACCTAACCCACTTGAAGCAGCTATTTCTTTGTGGCCAAATTTACGGCGCCTTTGTCTGGGAAGTGCTGAGGTGTGCGAAACGGAGTAATATCAGAATTCTGGATATCAACTTCTATGAGGAACTTGATCAGATTCTCAACCTTCATGTGCAAATACAGACAATGAAG CAACGGAGATAG
- the LOC128256940 gene encoding uncharacterized protein LOC128256940 isoform X4 encodes MLGCRASNPKPGLLCLPDDVLILIMGHLDFPTQLKMTHMHLRFLEVMPHVWRSRDKSASLSLIELHLSDKDLLFFLGSTQRTLNALRLKMEKRSNFDVLTNYVFPKLDDFRFSTHSFSLNDSDLPKMIRSFPNLKTFSPHGKFTGKHLVEFQFLENLTLSYCSKFEVSNLIHILKTRNIKSLKLGVFDTSQLESIDLPLEGIKNIELLQCDCEEMRVWFLRNLEHLTHLKQLFLCGQIYGAFVWEVLRCAKRSNIRILDINFYEELDQILNLHVQIQTMKILSLMNSVLSK; translated from the exons ATGTTGGGATGTCGTGCTTCG AATCCCAAGCCTGGCCTATTATGTCTGCCAGACGATGTACTGATTCTCATTATGGGACATCTTGACTTTCCAACCCAGCTGAAGATGACGCACATGCATCTCCGGTTCCTGGAAGTAATGCCCCATGTCTGGCGGTCTCGGGACAAATCTGCGAGTCTCTCCCTGATCGAATTGCATTTGAGCGACAAGGATCTCCTTTTCTTCCTGGGAAGCACCCAAAGAACACTCAATGCTCTCCGGTTGAAGATGGAGAAAAGGTCAAATTTTGATGTCCTTACGAATTATGTATTTCCAAAACTCGACGATTTCCGTTTCTCAACGCATTCGTTTTCGTTGAATGATTCGGATTTACCAAAAATGATTAGGAGTTTTCCCAACTTGAAAACTTTCAGTCCCCATGGAAAGTTCACTGGTAAGCACTTGGTCGAATTCCAGTTCCTGGAGAATCTTACGTTGTCGTACTGCAGCAAATTCGAAGTCAGCAACCTAATTCACATTCTAAAAaccagaaatataaaaagtcTGAAATTGGGAGTTTTTGATACAAGTCAGCTTGAATCCATCGATTTGCCCTTGGAGGGGATAAAAAACATAGAGTTGCTGCAGTGTGACTGTGAGGAAATGAGGGTATGGTTCCTGAGGAATCTGGAACACCTAACCCACTTGAAGCAGCTATTTCTTTGTGGCCAAATTTACGGCGCCTTTGTCTGGGAAGTGCTGAGGTGTGCGAAACGGAGTAATATCAGAATTCTGGATATCAACTTCTATGAGGAACTTGATCAGATTCTCAACCTTCATGTGCAAATACAGACAATGAAG ATTCTGTCTTTGATGAACTCGgttttaagcaaataa
- the LOC128256940 gene encoding uncharacterized protein LOC128256940 isoform X3 has protein sequence MLGCRASNPKPGLLCLPDDVLILIMGHLDFPTQLKMTHMHLRFLEVMPHVWRSRDKSASLSLIELHLSDKDLLFFLGSTQRTLNALRLKMEKRSNFDVLTNYVFPKLDDFRFSTHSFSLNDSDLPKMIRSFPNLKTFSPHGKFTGKHLVEFQFLENLTLSYCSKFEVSNLIHILKTRNIKSLKLGVFDTSQLESIDLPLEGIKNIELLQCDCEEMRVWFLRNLEHLTHLKQLFLCGQIYGAFVWEVLRCAKRSNIRILDINFYEELDQILNLHVQIQTMKVGRLIRILSLMNSVLSK, from the exons ATGTTGGGATGTCGTGCTTCG AATCCCAAGCCTGGCCTATTATGTCTGCCAGACGATGTACTGATTCTCATTATGGGACATCTTGACTTTCCAACCCAGCTGAAGATGACGCACATGCATCTCCGGTTCCTGGAAGTAATGCCCCATGTCTGGCGGTCTCGGGACAAATCTGCGAGTCTCTCCCTGATCGAATTGCATTTGAGCGACAAGGATCTCCTTTTCTTCCTGGGAAGCACCCAAAGAACACTCAATGCTCTCCGGTTGAAGATGGAGAAAAGGTCAAATTTTGATGTCCTTACGAATTATGTATTTCCAAAACTCGACGATTTCCGTTTCTCAACGCATTCGTTTTCGTTGAATGATTCGGATTTACCAAAAATGATTAGGAGTTTTCCCAACTTGAAAACTTTCAGTCCCCATGGAAAGTTCACTGGTAAGCACTTGGTCGAATTCCAGTTCCTGGAGAATCTTACGTTGTCGTACTGCAGCAAATTCGAAGTCAGCAACCTAATTCACATTCTAAAAaccagaaatataaaaagtcTGAAATTGGGAGTTTTTGATACAAGTCAGCTTGAATCCATCGATTTGCCCTTGGAGGGGATAAAAAACATAGAGTTGCTGCAGTGTGACTGTGAGGAAATGAGGGTATGGTTCCTGAGGAATCTGGAACACCTAACCCACTTGAAGCAGCTATTTCTTTGTGGCCAAATTTACGGCGCCTTTGTCTGGGAAGTGCTGAGGTGTGCGAAACGGAGTAATATCAGAATTCTGGATATCAACTTCTATGAGGAACTTGATCAGATTCTCAACCTTCATGTGCAAATACAGACAATGAAGGTAGGAAGGCTCATCCGT ATTCTGTCTTTGATGAACTCGgttttaagcaaataa
- the LOC128256942 gene encoding cyclin-dependent kinase 5 homolog produces MQKYDKMEKIGEGTYGTVFKGRNRDTMEIVALKRVRLDEDDEGVPSSALREICLLKELKHKNIVRLIDVLHSDKKLTLVFEHCDQDLKKYFDSLNGEIDMAVCRSFMLQLLRGLAFCHSHNVLHRDLKPQNLLINKNGELKLADFGLARAFGIPVKCYSAEVVTLWYRPPDVLFGAKLYTTSIDMWSAGCILAELADAGRPLFPGSDVLDQLMKIFRVLGTPNEDSWPGVSHLSDYVALPSFPAITSWSQLVPRLNSKGRDLLQKLLVCRPNQRISAEAAMQHPYFTDSSSLGH; encoded by the exons atgCAGAAGTACGACAAGATGGAGAAGATCGGCGAGGGCACCTATGGCACGGTGTTCAAGGGCCGCAACCGCGACACCATGGAGATTGTGGCTCTAAAGCGGGTGCGTCTGGACGAGGATGATGAGGGAGTGCCCAGCTCCGCCCTTCGGGAGATCTGCCTGCTGAAG GAGCTGAAGCACAAGAACATTGTGCGCCTCATAGACGTCCTGCATTCGGACAAGAAACTCACCCTGGTCTTCGAGCACTGCGACCAAGACCTCAAAAAGTACTTCGACAGTCTCAACGGAGAGATCGACATGGCCGTGTGCCGAAGCTTCATGCTCCAGCTTCTCCGCGGACTGGCCTTCTGCCACAG CCACAACGTCCTGCATCGCGATTTGAAGCCGCAAAACCTGCTGATCAACAAGAATGGCGAGCTGAAGCTGGCTGACTTTGGTCTGGCTCGAGCATTCGGCATTCCCGTGAAGTGCTACTCCGCAGAAGTGGTGACTCTGTGGTACAGACCACCCGATGTCCTCTTTGGAGCCAAGCTATACACCACCAGTATCGACATGTGGTCGGCCGGCTGCATCTTGGCGGAACTGGCGGACGCTGGACGACCGCTGTTTCCCGGCTCCGATGTGCTCGACCAGCTGATGAAGATCTTTCGAGTGCTGGGCACGCCCAACGAGGACTCCTGGCCAGGGGTCTCCCACCTCTCCGACTACGTGGCGCTTCCAT CCTTTCCGGCCATCACCTCGTGGAGTCAACTGGTACCCCGGCTGAACTCTAAGGGTCGCGACCTTCTGCAAAAGCTGCTCGTCTGCCGGCCAAATCAGAGGATCAGCGCCGAGGCCGCCATGCAGCATCCTTACTTCACGGACAGCAGCTCTTTGGGTCACTGA
- the LOC128256939 gene encoding flotillin-1 isoform X2, producing the protein MTWGFVTCGPNEALVVSGCCYMKPLLVPGGRAFVWPTIQQVQRISLNTMTLQVESPCVYTSQGVPISVTGIAQVKVQGQNEDMLLTACEQFLGKTEAEINHIALVTLEGHQRAIMGSMTVEEIYKDRKKFSKQVFEVASSDLANMGITVVSYTIKDLRDEEGYLRSLGMARTAEVKRDARIGEAEARAEAHIKEAIAEEQRMAARFLNDTDIAKAQRDFELKKAAYDVEVQTKKAEAEMAYELQAAKTKQRIKEEQMQVKVIERTQEIAVQEQEIMRRERELEATIRRPAEAEKFRMEKLAEANKQRVVMEAEAEAESIKIRGEAEAFAIAAKAKAEAEQMAQKAEAYREYREAAMVEMLLDTLPKVAAEVAAPLSQAKKITMVSSGNGEIGAAKLTGEVLSIVNKVPELVKNITGVDIARSVHAG; encoded by the exons atgaCTTGGGGATTTGTTACCTGCGGGCCAAACGAGGCCCTGGTAGTTTCcg GATGTTGTTACATGAAGCCGCTTTTGGTGCCGGGTGGAAGGGCTTTCGTGTGGCCCACGATCCAGCAGGTGCAGCG AATTTCGTTGAACACCATGACCCTCCAGGTAGAGAGTCCCTGTGTGTACACCAGCCAAGGAGTTCCGATCTCCGTGACGGGAATCGCCCAAGTGAAGGTCCAGGGTCAGAACGAGGACATGTTGCTCACTGCCTGTGAGCAGTTCTTGGGAAAAACGGAGGCAGAGATCAACCATATTGCCCTGGTCACCCTGGAGGGACATCAGCGGGCCATTATGGGATCGATGACCGTGGAGGAGATCTACAAGGACCGTAAGAAGTTCAGCAAGCAGGTGTTCGAAGTGGCCTCCAGCGATCTGGCCAACATGGGAATAACTGTCGTCTCCTACACCATCAAGGATTTGCGCGATGAGGAG GGCTATCTGCGGTCGTTAGGTATGGCCCGTACGGCGGAAGTGAAGCGAGATGCCCGAATTGGAGAGGCTGAGGCCCGGGCTGAGGCTCACATCAAGGAGGCCATTGCTGAGGAGCAGCGCATGGCTGCCAGGTTCCTCAACGACACCGATATCGCTAAGGCCCAGCGCGACTTTGAGCTGAAGAAGGCCGCCTACGACGTGGAGGTACAGACCAAAAAGGCCGAAGCCGAGATGGCCTACGAGCTCCAGGCAGCCAAAACCAAGCAGCGCATCAAGGAGGAACAGATGCAAGTCAAGGTGATCGAGCGCACCCAGGAGATTGCCGTGCAGGAGCAGGAGATCATGCGTCGCGAGCGGGAGCTGGAGGCCACCATTCGCCGTCCAGCTGAGGCCGAAAAGTTCCGCATGGAGAAGTTGGCCGAAGCCAACAAGCAGCGTGTGGTGATGGAGGCCGAGGCAGAGGCTGAATCG ATTAAAATCCGTGGTGAAGCCGAAGCTTTTGCAATTGCTGCCAAGGCCAAGGCAGAGGCCGAGCAGATGGCCCAAAAGGCAGAAGCCTATCGCGAGTACCGCGAGGCTGCCATGGTGGAGATGCTTCTGGACACGTTGCCAAAG GTGGCCGCCGAGGTGGCTGCCCCGTTGTCGCAGGCCAAAAAGATCACGATGGTGTCCAGCGGAAATGGCGAAATCGGTGCCGCCAAGCTGACCGGCGAGGTCCTGTCGATCGTCAACAAAGTGCCAGAGCTGGTCAAGAACATAACCGGTGTGGACATTGCTCGG TCTGTGCATGCTGGCTAA
- the LOC128256939 gene encoding flotillin-1 isoform X1: MTWGFVTCGPNEALVVSGCCYMKPLLVPGGRAFVWPTIQQVQRISLNTMTLQVESPCVYTSQGVPISVTGIAQVKVQGQNEDMLLTACEQFLGKTEAEINHIALVTLEGHQRAIMGSMTVEEIYKDRKKFSKQVFEVASSDLANMGITVVSYTIKDLRDEEGDSKGYLRSLGMARTAEVKRDARIGEAEARAEAHIKEAIAEEQRMAARFLNDTDIAKAQRDFELKKAAYDVEVQTKKAEAEMAYELQAAKTKQRIKEEQMQVKVIERTQEIAVQEQEIMRRERELEATIRRPAEAEKFRMEKLAEANKQRVVMEAEAEAESIKIRGEAEAFAIAAKAKAEAEQMAQKAEAYREYREAAMVEMLLDTLPKVAAEVAAPLSQAKKITMVSSGNGEIGAAKLTGEVLSIVNKVPELVKNITGVDIARSVHAG, translated from the exons atgaCTTGGGGATTTGTTACCTGCGGGCCAAACGAGGCCCTGGTAGTTTCcg GATGTTGTTACATGAAGCCGCTTTTGGTGCCGGGTGGAAGGGCTTTCGTGTGGCCCACGATCCAGCAGGTGCAGCG AATTTCGTTGAACACCATGACCCTCCAGGTAGAGAGTCCCTGTGTGTACACCAGCCAAGGAGTTCCGATCTCCGTGACGGGAATCGCCCAAGTGAAGGTCCAGGGTCAGAACGAGGACATGTTGCTCACTGCCTGTGAGCAGTTCTTGGGAAAAACGGAGGCAGAGATCAACCATATTGCCCTGGTCACCCTGGAGGGACATCAGCGGGCCATTATGGGATCGATGACCGTGGAGGAGATCTACAAGGACCGTAAGAAGTTCAGCAAGCAGGTGTTCGAAGTGGCCTCCAGCGATCTGGCCAACATGGGAATAACTGTCGTCTCCTACACCATCAAGGATTTGCGCGATGAGGAG GGCGACTCAAAG GGCTATCTGCGGTCGTTAGGTATGGCCCGTACGGCGGAAGTGAAGCGAGATGCCCGAATTGGAGAGGCTGAGGCCCGGGCTGAGGCTCACATCAAGGAGGCCATTGCTGAGGAGCAGCGCATGGCTGCCAGGTTCCTCAACGACACCGATATCGCTAAGGCCCAGCGCGACTTTGAGCTGAAGAAGGCCGCCTACGACGTGGAGGTACAGACCAAAAAGGCCGAAGCCGAGATGGCCTACGAGCTCCAGGCAGCCAAAACCAAGCAGCGCATCAAGGAGGAACAGATGCAAGTCAAGGTGATCGAGCGCACCCAGGAGATTGCCGTGCAGGAGCAGGAGATCATGCGTCGCGAGCGGGAGCTGGAGGCCACCATTCGCCGTCCAGCTGAGGCCGAAAAGTTCCGCATGGAGAAGTTGGCCGAAGCCAACAAGCAGCGTGTGGTGATGGAGGCCGAGGCAGAGGCTGAATCG ATTAAAATCCGTGGTGAAGCCGAAGCTTTTGCAATTGCTGCCAAGGCCAAGGCAGAGGCCGAGCAGATGGCCCAAAAGGCAGAAGCCTATCGCGAGTACCGCGAGGCTGCCATGGTGGAGATGCTTCTGGACACGTTGCCAAAG GTGGCCGCCGAGGTGGCTGCCCCGTTGTCGCAGGCCAAAAAGATCACGATGGTGTCCAGCGGAAATGGCGAAATCGGTGCCGCCAAGCTGACCGGCGAGGTCCTGTCGATCGTCAACAAAGTGCCAGAGCTGGTCAAGAACATAACCGGTGTGGACATTGCTCGG TCTGTGCATGCTGGCTAA